A region from the Lolium perenne isolate Kyuss_39 chromosome 4, Kyuss_2.0, whole genome shotgun sequence genome encodes:
- the LOC139830156 gene encoding uncharacterized protein yields MEQNTDEVADDEEDHDDNATGGSRKFVSAREYYCFKLQVRKGLFNIILFGARGFQQWAVDMYIKMETTRLDFFSKPKNQKRIRADLYQGVVDVMDAGETRGCRVGKRIVLPRTFPGGDRDMQRRFLDAMAIVQRFGKPDYFITMTCNPHWEEITSRLEPGQTPQDRPDLVARVYRAKLRSMKDLLIKKQYFGEVVAYVHVTEFQKRGLPHEHMLMIMSSDSKLTNPDGYDKVISAELPNKDKYPVLHALVVKHMLHGPCGALRKNCPCMIDGQCRFRYPRQFCDATQQGKDSYPIYRRRHDGQQVKVRRAELDNRWVVPYNPGLLMRYNCHINVEACSSIKAVKYLFKYIYKRHDRASFSVDPMGENDGEVINEIKQYRDARFVGPQESITRICGFRMFGVSPSVLQLQLHLEDMQPVTFRDGDNLDDVISRPSSSSTMLIEFFNMNLVDPFARNFLYKEFPEFYRWIKGKKKWQKRKLKGRGQIRRIVYAHPAEENHVSEEVS; encoded by the exons ATGGAACAAAACACGGATGAGGTAGCAG ATGACGAAGAGGACCACGATGATAATGCAACCGGAGGGTCCAGAAAATTTGTCAGCGCAAGAGAGTACTATTGCTTCAAGCTACAAGTCAGGAAAGGACTCTTCAACATTATATTGTTCGGTGCACGTGGGTTCCAGCAATGGGCAGTCGACATGTACATCAAGATGGAGACTACGAGACTTGATTTCTTCTCCAAGCCTAAGAATCAAAAACGCATTCGAGCTGATCTATACCAG GGTGTTGTTGATGTCATGGATGCTGGAGAGACACGTGGTTGTCGGGTTGGTAAGAGAATCGTGCTTCCGAGGACTTTCCCCGGAGGTGATAGAGACATGCAGCGAAGATTTCTTGATGCGATGGCGATAGTCCAACGGTTTGGGAAGCCTGATTACTTTATCACAATGACTTGCAACCCGCACTGGGAGGAAATTACATCCAGACTTGAACCCGGGCAGACACCACAAGACCGTCCAGACCTTGTGGCGAGAGTATACAGGGCCAAATTGCGAAGTATGAAGGATCTCTTGATAAAAAAACAGTACTTTGGTGAGGTTGTTGCATATGTCCATGTTACCGAGTTTCAAAAGAGGGGGCTGCCACACGAGCACATGCTTATGATCATGAGCTCGGATAGCAAGCTAACAAACCCAGACGGATACGACAAGGTGATATCAGCAGAACTTCCTAACAAGGACAAGTACCCTGTATTGCATGCTCTGGTGGTCAAACATATGCTCCATGGACCATGTGGTGCTCTTAGGAAAAATTGTCCTTGCATGATAGATGGTCAATGTCGATTTCGCTATCCTCGGCAGTTTTGTGATGCCACGCAACAAGGAAAGGACTCATATCCTATCTATAGGAGGAGGCACGATGGTCAACAAGTGAAGGTCAGAAGAGCAGAGCTGGATAATAGATGGGTTGTCCCATACAACCCTGGTCTGCTTATGCGGTATAATTGTCACATCAATGTTGAAGCCTGCTCTAGCATCAAGGCCGTGAAATACTTATTCAAGTACATCTATAAAAGACATGATCGTGCCTCATTCTCAGTCGATCCAATGGGTGAGAATGATGGTGAAGTAATCAATGAGATTAAACAATACAGGGATGCTAGGTTTGTGGGGCCACAGGAGTCTATCACTAGGATTTGCGGTTTCCGAATGTTCGGTGTCTCTCCATCTGTTCTCCAACTGCAACTTCATTTGGAAGATATGCAGCCTGTCACATTTAGAGATGGCGATAATCTTGATGACGTCATCAGCCGGCCCTCTTCTTCCAGTACCATGCTCATTGAATTTTTCAATATGAACCTGGTGGATCCTTTTGCGAGGAACTTCCTGTACAAAGAGTTCCCAGAATTCTACCGGTGGATCAAGGGTAAGAAGAAGTGGCAGAAAAGAAAGTTAAAGGGGCGGGGACAGATTAGAAGAATTGTCTATGCACATCCTGCTGAAG AGAATCATGTGAGCGAAGAGGTCTCATAG
- the LOC127295454 gene encoding uncharacterized protein, whose amino-acid sequence MPYALRRLFATILVFCEVTQIRSLWEKHLDSMSEDYRRNQPNQAALEQMVLRNIRDLVHSMGKNISSYGLPDFDPLDDECSHGDSREVQEELSVTFDKEDINMVTSLNKEQRAGFDEILSHVLNKRSQIFFVDGPGGTGKTYLYKALLAKVRSLRQIAIATATSGIAASIMPGGRTAHSRFKIPIRLTNSSTCNFTKQSGTAKLLRMASLIIWDEVAMTKRQTVETLDRSLQDIMGSALPFGGKVVVFGGDFRQVLPVVTRGTRAQITDATLQRSYLWDKIRKIRLTRNMRAQTDQWFSEYLLRIGNGTEETIGGDYVRLPDDIVIPFTPTEEPVNKLIEDVFPSLHENATSGPYMSARAILSTKNDHVDNLNKKMIDRFPGQAKVYYSFDSVEDDARNTYPLDYLNSLTPNGLPPHDLKLKINCPAILLRNLDPHNGLCNGTRLMIRAFQDNAIDAEIVGGQHAGNRVFIPRIPLSPSEDISLPFKFKRKQFPIRLSFAMTINKAQGQTIPTVGIYLPEPVFSHCQLYVALSRGVSRQTTRILAKPNIDIGPTGKSTKNIVYRDVLEG is encoded by the coding sequence ATGCCGTATGCTCTGAGAAGGCTTTTTGCAACTATTCTGGTGTTCTGCGAGGTCACCCAAATCCGATCACTATGGgagaagcaccttgactcaatgtCTGAGGACTACCGTCGTAACCAGCCCAACCAGGCCGCACTAGAGCAGATGGTCCTTAGAAACATTAGGGATCTGGTGCATTCCATGGGAAAAAATATTAGCAGTTATGGACTCCCGGATTTCGATCCATTGGATGATGAGTGTTCCCATGGAGATTCCAGAGAGGTACAGGAGGAGTTGTCGGTTACTTTTGACAAAGAAGACATAAACATGGTTACATCTCTTAACAAAGAGCAGCGTGCTGGTTTTGATGAAATCCTCTCTCATGTTCTCAATAAAAGGAGCCAGATTTTCTTTGTTGATGGTCCGGGTGGCACGGGGAAGACATATCTATACAAAGCACTCCTTGCAAAGGTCCGCTCGCTACGTCAAATAGCTATTGCTACAGCTACATCTGGCATAGCGGCATCGATCATGCCTGGTGGGCGCACCGCCCATTCCAGGTTTAAAATTCCGATTAGGCTCACAAACAGCAGCACATGCAATTTCACCAAGCAGAGTGGTACCGCAAAGCTGCTCCGTATGGCATCTTTAATAATCTGGGACGAAGTAGCCATGACGAAGCGTCAAACTGTTGAGACGCTTGATAGGTCCCTACAGGACATCATGGGATCTGCTTTACCTTTTGGGGGGAAAGTCGTGGTGTTTGGAGGAGATTTTAGGCAGGTCCTTCCCGTTGTAACACGTGGGACAAGAGCTCAAATCACTGATGCTACTCTACAGAGGTCTTATTTATGGGATAAGATTAGGAAGATACGCCTCACGCGCAATATGAGGGCACAAACCGATCAGTGGTTCTCCGAGTACCTACTAAGAATAGGCAATGGAACAGAAGAGACGATCGGTGGTGACTATGTGCGTCTTCCGGATGACATTGTTATTCCTTTCACTCCTACCGAAGAACCAGTGAACAAGCTTATTGAAGATGTGTTCCCATCACTTCATGAGAACGCCACATCTGGACCCTACATGAGTGCACGTGCCATTCTTTCAACGAAGAATGATCATGTGGACAATCTGAATAAAAAGATGATTGACCGATTTCCTGGCCAGGCAAAGGTATATTATAGCTTTGACTCTGTCGAGGATGATGCACGCAATACCTACCCACTGGACTATCTCAACTCACTGACTCCAAATGGCCTGCCCCCGCATGATTTGAAACTCAAAATCAATTGTCCCGCCATTCTTCTCCGAAATCTCGATCCACACAATGGGTTGTGCAATGGAACAAGACTGATGATTAGAGCATTCCAGGATAACGCAATCGACGCCGAGATTGTCGGTGGACAACATGCTGGAAATAGAGTGTTCATACCGAGGATCCCTTTGTCGCCCTCGGAGGACATTTCACTTCCATTCAAGTTTAAGAGGAAACAGTTCCCCATCCGGTTGAGTTTTGCAATGACCATCAACAAAGCCCAGGGGCAAACCATTCCGACTGTTGGTATTTACCTCCCAGAGCCTGTATTCTCCCATTGCCAGCTTTATGTTGCACTTTCAAGGGGTGTGTCAAGGCAGACCACTCGGATTCTGGCCAAGCCAAATATAGACATAGGCCCCACTGGAAAGAGCACAAAGAATATTGTGTACAGGGATGTATTGGAGGGATAG